A window of Deinococcus aquaedulcis contains these coding sequences:
- the purD gene encoding phosphoribosylamine--glycine ligase, translating to MRVLVIGGGGREHAIVHACARAGHEVLCTPGNPGIAEMARLLDSPQDAASLAQLAQREGADVVIVGPEAYLAAGVVDACTALGLPAFGPIQAASRLEGDKVWSKAFMTRHSIPTAAHHTFTALDEALAHLAGLSSTSPIVVKDAALKAGKGVTIAHSAAEAEAALREIFSDPEAQAVIEEFMTGQEVTILALTDGERYALTPPSQDHKTIHEGDTGPMTGGMGVICPFPVDDATMTAIRQTIIEPTLRGMKAEGHPFCGVLYAGLMLTPSGPKVVEFNARFGDPEAEAVLPLLESDLAQHALDAVQGQLNPSTVRFREAASAVVILAAPGYPGEPQRGIPLMLPPTQREEVIYHAGTRLAGGQLRSHGGRVLAVTATAPTLNAALGRAYALADRVDFPGAQLRRDLGARIGAIPEPNPV from the coding sequence ATGCGGGTGCTGGTGATTGGCGGCGGTGGCCGCGAGCACGCCATCGTGCACGCCTGCGCGCGGGCTGGCCACGAGGTGCTGTGCACGCCTGGCAACCCGGGGATTGCCGAGATGGCCCGCCTTCTCGACAGTCCTCAGGACGCCGCGAGCCTCGCCCAGCTGGCCCAGCGTGAGGGCGCCGACGTGGTGATCGTGGGCCCTGAAGCCTATCTGGCGGCGGGCGTCGTGGACGCCTGCACCGCTCTGGGCTTGCCCGCTTTCGGGCCAATCCAGGCCGCCAGTCGGCTGGAGGGTGACAAGGTCTGGAGCAAAGCGTTCATGACCCGCCACAGCATTCCTACGGCGGCGCACCACACTTTCACTGCACTGGACGAGGCACTGGCCCATCTTGCTGGCCTGAGTAGTACCTCACCTATCGTGGTCAAGGACGCGGCCCTGAAGGCGGGCAAGGGCGTCACCATCGCCCACTCGGCTGCAGAAGCCGAGGCGGCCCTGCGCGAGATTTTCAGTGACCCAGAGGCCCAGGCGGTGATTGAAGAGTTCATGACCGGGCAAGAGGTGACCATCCTGGCCCTTACCGATGGCGAGCGCTACGCCCTGACCCCACCCAGCCAGGACCACAAGACCATCCACGAGGGCGACACCGGGCCCATGACCGGCGGCATGGGCGTCATCTGCCCGTTCCCAGTGGACGACGCAACGATGACTGCGATTCGCCAGACCATCATCGAACCTACCCTGCGCGGGATGAAGGCCGAGGGGCACCCCTTCTGCGGTGTGCTGTATGCCGGGCTGATGCTCACGCCCTCGGGGCCGAAAGTGGTGGAATTTAACGCCCGGTTTGGTGATCCTGAAGCCGAGGCGGTCCTACCGCTCCTGGAGAGCGACCTCGCGCAACATGCTCTGGACGCTGTGCAGGGGCAGCTGAACCCCAGCACCGTGCGCTTCCGGGAGGCGGCGAGCGCCGTGGTGATCCTGGCCGCACCGGGTTACCCCGGTGAGCCACAGCGCGGTATTCCCCTGATGCTGCCCCCCACGCAGCGCGAAGAGGTCATTTACCACGCCGGCACCCGCTTAGCAGGGGGCCAGTTGCGCAGCCACGGCGGCCGAGTCCTGGCCGTCACCGCCACCGCCCCTACCCTGAACGCGGCGCTAGGCCGGGCCTACGCCCTGGCCGACCGGGTGGACTTTCCGGGCGCCCAGTTACGTCGGGACCTGGGGGCGCGCATAGGGGCCATTCCAGAGCCCAACCCCGTTTGA
- a CDS encoding MBL fold metallo-hydrolase — MNRPQILDLHFLQTPGVIAAYVIDTGDGLALVDTGPGSTLPQLRAGLESLGAALADVRHLLLTHVHFDHVGAAGAVLTEVPAARAYVHERGAAHLARPARLLASASQIYGDQMDRLWGQMHPAPPERLQALSGGEVLRLGQLEVRALATPGHATHHLAYHLGDDLFTGDVGGIRLLAPQTPRAPTPPPDIDLDAWHTSLDLLAGTDAAWLHLAHFGTYANTPEHWNGLRRTLAADAERVQAGLNAGDEMEQITADFTLALMDELRAEHPELPARYDFACPPWMSVQGLARYWQRRAAHAGGQ; from the coding sequence GTGAACCGCCCACAGATCCTTGACCTGCACTTTCTGCAGACGCCCGGGGTAATTGCCGCCTACGTGATAGACACAGGCGACGGCTTAGCACTGGTCGATACTGGGCCTGGTAGCACGCTGCCCCAACTGCGGGCGGGTCTCGAAAGCCTTGGGGCCGCGTTGGCGGACGTGCGCCACCTGCTGCTGACCCATGTGCACTTTGACCATGTGGGCGCGGCGGGCGCGGTGCTGACCGAGGTGCCAGCGGCCAGGGCATACGTGCATGAACGCGGCGCCGCCCATCTGGCCCGTCCCGCACGGCTGCTGGCCAGTGCCAGTCAGATCTACGGCGACCAGATGGACCGCCTGTGGGGCCAGATGCACCCGGCGCCCCCTGAACGCCTGCAGGCCCTCTCAGGTGGCGAGGTGCTGCGCCTGGGTCAGCTGGAGGTGCGGGCCCTGGCCACCCCTGGGCACGCCACGCACCATCTAGCGTACCACTTAGGCGACGATCTGTTCACCGGAGACGTGGGCGGCATTCGCCTGCTGGCCCCCCAGACGCCACGCGCACCCACCCCACCGCCCGACATTGACCTGGACGCGTGGCACACCAGCCTGGACCTGCTGGCGGGCACCGACGCCGCGTGGCTCCACTTGGCCCACTTTGGCACTTATGCGAATACCCCTGAACACTGGAACGGCCTGCGCCGTACCCTGGCGGCCGATGCCGAGCGGGTACAGGCCGGTCTGAACGCTGGAGACGAGATGGAGCAGATCACGGCCGACTTCACCCTGGCGCTGATGGACGAGCTGCGCGCCGAACACCCCGAACTCCCGGCCCGCTATGACTTTGCCTGCCCGCCCTGGATGAGTGTGCAGGGGCTCGCACGCTACTGGCAACGCCGCGCCGCCCACGCCGGAGGCCAGTGA